In Lacerta agilis isolate rLacAgi1 chromosome 1, rLacAgi1.pri, whole genome shotgun sequence, the following proteins share a genomic window:
- the AOX1 gene encoding aldehyde oxidase: protein MSVPAAATAGRASDDLIFYVNGKRIVEKNAEPEQTLLPYLRKILRLTGTKYGCGGGGCGACTVMISRYEPVTKKIVHYSANACLIPICLLHGSAVITVEGIGNTETRIHPVQERIAKSHGSQCGFCTPGMVMSIYSLLRNQMEPTSDEMMEALAGNLCRCTGYRPIIDCCKTFCKESSCCQNKVYGDCCLNQKDYLSSPSNERKICTALFSAEEFQPLDPTQELIFPPELIKMAEDQTPQTLVYHGERTAWISPVNLNELLELKAKHPQAPLVVGNTAVGLDMKFKGVFHPLIISPTRILDLYVVERTEDGLILGAACSLTAVKNILTDAVSKLPAEKTKIFSALLQQLKTLGGQQIRNVASFGGNIINRSSTSDINPILAVSNCILIVASQGRLRQVPFSDLFADGLGNNTLQPEEILVSVKIPHSRKGEFVAAFRQAPRRENALPIVTAGMRVVFEEDGNIIRDFRICYGGVGFTTVAAKQTCQALIGRPWDGQMLDEACRAVLQEIILPSSAPGGKVEYRRTLIVSFIFKFYLEVLQSLKIMYPTQYPDIPENYASALESFHTKMPQSMQKYQDVETGQLPQDPVGRPIMHQAGTKHATGEAIYCDDIRAVDEELFLALVTSSKPHAKILSIDPSEALKVSGVVDIVSVQDVPATNEFYNYDVPDIVFAREKVTCVGQIVCAVVADSDVHAKQAAAKVKIQYELQEPVILTIEEAIEHNSFFEPQRKLERGNVDEAFKVVDHVLEGEIHVGGQEHFYMETQSILAVPTGEDKEMNLFVSTQHPAFVQEMVASCLGISGNRIMCHVKRIGGAFGGKLLKTSILSCVAAVAAKKTGHAVRCVLDRSTDMLITGGRHPTIGKYKVGFMSDGRIMALDINLYMNGGCTTDDSVLVSEIMLLKLNHSYKIPNIRACARACKTNMPANTAFRGFGFPQGGLITEAWITCVAARCGLLPEQIREINMYKETGQTAYKQELKPENLLRCWDECMEKSMYHTRKEAVNKFNKENYWKKKGIAIIPMTFPVGFGLRSLGQGAALVHLYTDGSVLLTYGGVEMGQGLHTKMIQVASRELKMPMSNIHFCETSTQTVPNACASVGSMGTDVNGMAVKDACQTLRKHLEPIIRQNPKGTWKEWAKEAFEQSINLSAIGYFRGYEAYMDWEKGEGHPFEYFVFGAACTEVEIDCLTGDHKNVKTDIVMDIGCSINPAMDIGQIEGAFVQGLGLYTTEELKYSPEGVLYTRGPDQYKIPAVCDIPEQISVSLLASSQNPTAIYSSKGLGEAALFLGSSVFFAIWDAVAAARKERGLSADFVLNSPLTPERVRMACDDQFTEMIPKDEKSKSTVSWDISL, encoded by the exons ATGTCTgtcccagcagcagcaacagcaggaaggGCTTCAGACGATCTGATTTTCTACGTGAACGGCAAAAGG ataGTGGAGAAGAATGCTGAACCTGAGCAGACACTGCTGCCTTATCTAAGGAAGATTC TCCGTCTTACAGGTACCAAGTATGGCTGTGGTGGAGGCGGATGTGGTGCATGCACTGTGATGATCTCAAGATATGAGCCTGTCACTAAGAAGATTGT TCATTATTCAGCCAATGCTTGCTTGATTCCCATATGTTTGTTGCATGGCAGTGCGGTCATCACTGTAGAAGGAATTGGAAATACAGAAACCAGGATTCATCCAGTTCAG GAACGGATTGCTAAAAGTCATGGCTCTCAGTGTGGCTTCTGCACACCTGGAATGGTGATGTCGATCTACTCCTTACTGCGCAACCAGATGGAACCCACATCGGATGAAATGATGGAAGCTCTAGCTG GTAATTTATGTCGCTGCACAGGTTACAGACCTATTATTGACTGTTGTAAAACCTTCTGTaag GAATCTTCTTGTTGCCAAAATAAAGTTTATGGGGATTGTTGCCTGAATCAAAAAGATTATTTATCTTCACCAAGTAATGAAAGAAAG atttgtaCAGCACTGTTTTCTGCAGAAGAATTCCAGCCCTTGGATCCCACCCAAGAACTAATATTTCCGCCAGAACTCATA AAAATGGCTGAAGATCAGACACCACAAACTCTTGTTTACCATGGAGAAAGGACTGCATGGATTTCTCCTGTAAATCTAAATGAACTTCTGGAACTGAAAGCCAAGCACCCCCAGGCACCTCTTGTAGTAGGCAATACTGCTGTGG GACTTGATATGAAGTTTAAAGGTGTATTTCATCCACTTATCATCTCGCCCACTAGAATATTGGATCTGTATGTTGTGGAACGCACAGAAGATG GACTAATACTAGGAGCTGCCTGTAGCCTGACTGCAGTGAAAAACATCCTGACAGATGCGGTCTCAAAACTTCCAGCAGAGAAAACCAAGATATTCTCTGCTCttttgcaacaattaaaaactCTGGGTGGACAGCAGATCCGAAACGTGGCT tcCTTTGGAGGAAATATCATAAACAGAAGTTCAACATCTGACATCAATCCTATTCTAGCAGTTAGCAACTGTATCCTCATTGTGGCATCACAAG GGAGGCTGCGACAAGTTCCTTTCAGTGACCTTTTTGCTGATGGACTTGGAAACAATACCCTGCAACCAGAGGAGATCCTAGTGTCTGTTAAAATCCCACATTCCAGgaag GGTGAGTTTGTAGCAGCGTTTCGACAAGCTCCGAGGCGGGAAAATGCTTTACCTATTGTTACAGCAGGGATGAGGGTTGTCTTTGAAGAAGACGGCAACATCATTAGGGACTTCCGCATCTGTTATGGAGGTGTTGGCTTCACTACAGTTGCTGCCAAGCAAACATGCCAGGCGCTCATTGGAAG accTTGGGATGGGCAGATGCTGGATGAAGCTTGCAGAGCGGTCCTCCAAGAAATTATTCTCCCAAGTTCAGCTCCAGGTGGTAAAGTGGAGTACAGAAGAACTCTCATTGTTAGTTTCATCTTCAAATTCTACTTGGAGGTGTTGCAGTCACTGAAGATAATG TATCCTACTCAGTATCCTGATATCCCAGAAAATTATGCAAGTGCCCTTGAAAGTTTCCATACAAAAATGCCACAGAGTATGCAAAAGTATCAG gatgtGGAGACAGGACAGCTTCCTCAAGATCCCGTAGGACGTCCAATCATGCACCAGGCCGGTACTAAACACGCCACAGGGGAAGCTATTTATTGTGATGACATTCGTGCCGTTGATGAAGAACTCTTCTTGGCTTTAGTAACCAGTTCTAAACCCCATGCAAAGATTCT ATCAATTGATCCTTCAGAAGCTCTCAAGGTGTCAGGTGTAGTTGATATCGTTTCAGTTCAGGATGTCCCAGCAACTAATGAGTTCTATAACTATGATGTCCCAGATATTGTGTTTGCCAGAGAAAAG GTGACTTGTGTGGGTCAGATTGTCTGTGCAGTGGTAGCAGATTCAGATGTTCATGCTAAACAAGCAGCTGCAAAAGTGAAAATACAGTATGAACTTCAAGAACCTGTGATCCTGACCATAGAG GAGGCAATAGAGCACAATTCATTCTTTGAACCACAGAGAAAACTAGAACGGGGAAATGTGGATGAAGCATTTAAAGTCGTCGACCATGTACTTGAAG GCGAGATCCATGTTGGTGGACAGGAGCACTTTTATATGGAGACTCAGAGCATTCTTGCTGTTCCAACAGGAGAGGATAAAGAAATGAACTTGTTTGTGTCCACCCAGCACCCAGCATTTGTACAG GAAATGGTGGCCTCCTGTTTAGGCATCTCAGGCAATAGGATCATGTGTCATGTGAAACGAATTGGAGGCGCTTTTGGTGGAAAACTGTTGAAAACAAGTATTCTGTCGTGTGTTGCAGCTGTGGCAGCTaagaa GACAGGCCATGCAGTTCGCTGTGTTCTAGACAGAAGCACTGACATGTTAATCACCGGAGGCCGTCACCCAACCATCGGCAAATATAAA GTTGGCTTCATGAGTGATGGCAGAATCATGGCTTTGGATATCAATTTGTACATGAATGGAGGATGCACCACTGATGATTCTGTTCTG GTTTCAGAGATAATGCTGCTGAAACTGAATCATTCTTACAAGATCCCAAATATCCGAGCTTGTGCTCGTGCTTGCAAGACAAACATGCCAGCGAACACTGCTTTCCGTGGCTTCGGCTTCCCGCAAGGAGGACTCATTACAGAAGCCTGGATAACGTGTGTTGCAGCCAGATGTGGATTATTACCAGAGCAg ATTAGAGAAATAAACATGTACAAAGAAACCGGACAGACAGCTTATAAACAAGAGCTCAAGCCGGAGAACCTCCTCAGATGCTGGGATGAGTGCATGGAGAAGTCTATGTATCACACCAGGAAAGAAGCTGTGAATAAATTCAATAAGGAAAATTACTGGAAGAAAAAAGGGATTGCCATTATTCCCATGACGTTTCCTGTTGGATTTGGCTTACGCTCCCTAGGTCAG ggcgctgctctggttcatttGTATACCGATGGGTCCGTGCTTCTGACTTACGGTGGTGTAGAAATGGGGCAAGGGCTCCACACCAAAATGATCCAG GTTGCAAGCCGAGAATTAAAGATGCCAATGTCAAATATTCACTTCTGTGAAACAAGTACGCAGACAGTCCCTAATGCATGTGCTTCAGTTGGATCAATGGGAACGGATGTCAATGGAATGGCAGTGAAG GATGCCTGCCAGACCCTCCGGAAACATCTTGAGCCCATCATTAGACAGAACCCTAAGGGCACATGGAAAGAGTGG GCCAAAGAAGCTTTTGAGCAGAGTATCAATCTGTCAGCTATAGGTTATTTCAG GGGTTATGAAGCATACATGGACTGGGAGAAAGGGGAAGGCCACCCATTTGAATATTTTGTTTTTGGAGCTGCCTGCACAGAGGTTGAAATAGACTGCCTGACTGGAGACCACAAG AATGTCAAAACAGATATTGTTATGGATATTGGATGCAGCATCAATCCGGCAATGGATATAGGTCAG ATTGAAGGTGCCTTTGTCCAGGGCCTTGGACTTTACACAACAGAGGAACTCAAATATTCCCCAGAGGGGGTCCTCTACACACGGGGCCCAGATCAGTATAAAATCCCTGCTGTTTGTGACATTCCAGAACAGATAAGTGTCTCCTTGTTGGCATCTTCCCAAAACCCAACAGCAATCTACTCATCCAAG GGCCTTGGTGAAGCGGCACTTTTCTTGGGGAGCTCTGTTTTTTTTGCAATATGGGATGCAGTGGCTGCTGCCAGAAAAGAAAGAGGATTGTCAGCAGACTTTGTGTTGAACAGCCCCTTGACTCCTGAACGAGTGCGAATGGCCTGTGATGACCAATTTACTGAGATG ATCCCAAAGGATGAAAAAAGTAAGTCCACTGTTTCGTGGGACATCTCCCTTTGA